The genomic DNA GGAAGCGGCAGCACATTTTTCACACAAAATACTTGCGAGCGTGCTCTTCAATCTCGGCCAGCAATGCTCTCGGCAGCGATTCATTTTCCAAGATCGAAATAGGATGCATCGACCCTTTTGGAATAGGGTTCGACCGCAGCGGTATCGACCGACACCGCAACATCCGCTTGCGATTCCGACTCGATCATTACATAAACATCATCCCCGTCCCTCCGAGGCAACGGCTCGGACGGCGGGAAGCCGTCGCTGCAGAATCGATGACGCTTGGCTTGATGACGCCACGATCAGCATCCTTAAAACCGGCCTGCCGCTGCTCTGGACCTTGGCTTGGCGTCGGCGGCGTCGCTTCGCGTGGGGTCGCTTCGCTATTTAGCGCATCCGGCACATGATCGACCACCCCCAATCCTTTGCTCTACCGCTGCGGCCGGCGTAGCAGATGGTCTCGATACGTCATCGTTTCGACATCGGTATAAAACAATGCCGTTGGATCGATTCCCCAACGCTGGTTGTGTTCGATGATCGGTTTTACGTAGCGAGTCGTCCCCACCCAAGGCAAAACAACGCACCACAAGACAACCAACACCCCAATCGCAAGCAACAATTGAAGTGCCCCGCGTGTTGGATTCGGTTGTAGTTTCGCCGCGTCGTCCATACTTCTTTCTGACTCTGTTTTCACGATCGCTCACTTCGCCAACATCGCTTCAATCGTATCACGGAAAAGCACTCCGAACATCAAATAGGCCATCGCCAACGTCAGCACCAAGTTCAATGATTGCCCACAGAGGTAAAGGATCATCGGCTTACCACCTTTGATCTGAGGCAACAGATCGGCGAACCGAGTGTCCAACCCGATACTGACAAACGCGAGACAGAAGAACCAATTGCGTAGTCCCTTGGTCGCCTGTTTCGTGGTCGCATTGATGATCTCTTCGCCATGACTCAGATACGCGTTCAGCAGGGTGAACGCGACCGATGCGACCAGAAAACCGATGACAAATCGCGGGAATCGTCGCCACACCTCGGCGATGCCCGCCGGTTTGCCTTCGCTTTGCGGTTGCACGCAAGCGACCCAATAGATCGAGATGCCGAGTGATGCGACGCCGATCAAGATATTTTGAATCATTTTGACGGTTACGGCGATCTTCTCGGCATCTTCGCCAAGGGCTTTACCGGCGGCAGTCACTGCACCGGTCGAATCGATCGTGCCTCCGATCCACGCGCCACCGACGATGGGGTCGAGCCCGATCCACTGGACCGCAAACGGCATCACAATCATCATCACGACGGTGAACAGCAATGACATGCTGATCGCCAGCGACAACTCCTCTTTCTTGGCTTTGCAGCTTGCCGATGCCGCGATCGCTGCAGAGACCCCACACACCGACATGTCGGCGCTGATCACCATGTTCAACGTCTTGGATTC from Novipirellula caenicola includes the following:
- a CDS encoding YeiH family protein, whose product is MNDPTRDENSFAAKPDDVNASVCELTYVDPPWYRREDWVAVIVGLSLLGLAVLSIAVTVPDAESTSSSLVHPWADWMGTPGSWESNPLDALTGMVVPLIGSLLACWIAFTVAAAMTGRKIVSFAIAFPFVFALAMIAYLMEGQTTVKHLNLSSALWAIVIGLVVSNTVGVPGWMRPAVATELYIKTGLVVLGGEILFDRLLALGVPGIFVAWVVTPIVLCTTFWFGQRVLKMESKTLNMVISADMSVCGVSAAIAASASCKAKKEELSLAISMSLLFTVVMMIVMPFAVQWIGLDPIVGGAWIGGTIDSTGAVTAAGKALGEDAEKIAVTVKMIQNILIGVASLGISIYWVACVQPQSEGKPAGIAEVWRRFPRFVIGFLVASVAFTLLNAYLSHGEEIINATTKQATKGLRNWFFCLAFVSIGLDTRFADLLPQIKGGKPMILYLCGQSLNLVLTLAMAYLMFGVLFRDTIEAMLAK